The Xyrauchen texanus isolate HMW12.3.18 chromosome 28, RBS_HiC_50CHRs, whole genome shotgun sequence genome has a segment encoding these proteins:
- the dusp10 gene encoding dual specificity protein phosphatase 10: protein MPPSPLDDRIVVALPRPIRPQELRLCLDTSYLETTVGAVGKSTVIKSTTVVKIQATKLSYMPSSSGSTRSLTCGCSSASCCTVTTYEKDGQTQKLSQVSASSPNLNSAVSYGVHGSSQTAMVGHSEAYSAPSLTSSLGRGGLRVIHPNELAKKLTHCPMGHPIGPVPVIIDCRPFMEFNKSHIRGAVHINCSDKISRRRLQQGKITVLDLISCRQSKDSFKGIFSKDLVVYDETTVDPGRLTPSQPLHVVLESLRREGKDPIILKGGLAGFRQNHDDLCEHSLHLEEGQDGSTTVGLSGALPHSLPSTPDIENAELTAILPFLFLGNERDAQDLEQMQRMNIGYILNVTTHLPLFHYDQGHFNYKRLPATDSNKQNLRQYFEEAFEFIEEAHQAGRGLLIHCQAGVSRSATIVIAYLMKHTWMTMTDAYKFVKSRRPIISPNLNFMGQLLEFEEDLNNGVTPRILSPKLSGVETVV, encoded by the exons ATGCCTCCCTCTCCTCTTGACGACAGAATTGTGGTGGCGCTGCCAAGGCCGATACGACCTCAGGAACTCCGACTCTGCCTGGACACCAGCTACCTGGAAACCACCGTGGGCGCCGTCGGTAAGTCGACGGTAATCAAAAGCACCACCGTGGTGAAGATCCAGGCGACTAAGCTATCGTATATGCCCTCGTCCAGCGGCTCCACGCGCTCGCTCACGTGTGGATGCAGCAGTGCCAGCTGTTGCACGGTGACGACCTACGAGAAAGATGGACAGACCCAGAAACTGAGCCAGGTCAGTGCAAGCAGCCCCAACTTGAACTCCGCAGTCAGTTATGGCGTCCACGGAAGTTCTCAAACGGCGATGGTGGGCCACAGCGAGGCCTACAGCGCGCCCAGTCTCACCTCCAGCCTGGGCAGGGGTGGTTTGCGGGTCATCCACCCCAATGAGCTGGCCAAGAAGCTGACGCATTGCCCCATGGGCCACCCCATTGGCCCGGTGCCCGTCATTATTGACTGTCGGCCATTTATGGAGTTTAACAAGAGTCATATTAGGGGTGCGGTGCACATCAACTGTTCAGACAAGATCAGTCGCAGGCGACTCCAGCAAGGGAAGATCACGGTGCTGGATCTCATTTCTTGCCGTCAGAGTAAAGACTCCTTCAAGGGGATTTTTTCCAAAGACCTTGTGGTGTACGACGAAACCACGGTAGACCCAGGGCGGTTAACCCCCTCTCAGCCCCTTCATGTGGTCCTGGAGTCTCTGCGAAGAGAAGGGAAGGACCCAATCATACTTAAAG GAGGTCTCGCTGGTTTCCGTCAGAATCATGATGATCTGTGTGAACACTCTCTCCACCTGGAGGAAGGGCAGGACGGCAGTACCACAGTGGGCCTGTCGGGGGCGCTACCTCACTCTCTGCCCTCCACACCTGATATAGAGAACGCCGAGCTGACGGCCATCCTCCCCTTTCTGTTCCTCGGTAACGAGCGGGACGCTCAAGATCTGGAGCAAATGCAGCGGATGAACATCGGTTACATCCTGAACGTCACCACACACCTGCCGCTGTTTCATTATGACCAAGGACACTTCAACTACAAGCGTTTGCCCGCCACCGACAGCAACAAACAGAACCTGCGGCAGTACTTCGAAGAGGCCTTCGAGTTTATAG AAGAAGCCCATCAGGCGGGACGGGGGCTCCTCATCCACTGCCAGGCTGGCGTGTCGCGATCGGCCACCATAGTCATCGCTTACCTGATGAAACACACCTGGATGACGATGACGGACGCCTACAAGTTCGTCAAATCCCGACGGCCGATTATCTCCCCCAACCTCAACTTCATGGGTCAGCTTTTAGAGTTTGAAGAAGACCTTAACAACGGCGTCACTCCACGTATACTCTCGCCCAAACTCAGCGGCGTTGAGACGGTTGTATAG